Proteins encoded by one window of Monoglobus pectinilyticus:
- a CDS encoding MATE family efflux transporter, which produces MSEKVNKYEMDMCRGPILKKMLIYAIPLMCSSILQLMFNAVDIVVVGKFAGDNSLAAVGSNTSIIGLITNLFVGLSVAANVLVARFYGAKDEKALEQTVHTSMLLSLFSGIILSIIGVAGAKWILVLMQTPEDVLPLATLYLRIYFLGMAATMIYNFGSAILRGVGDTKRPLYFLFGAGIVNVILNLLFVIVFHMDVAGVAIATVISQCISAFLIVRCLMKENSGIRLKLSKLRINKNKLLLIFKIGLPAGFQGILFSLSNVVIQSSINSFGSVVMAGNAAAQNLENFVYFAMNAFHQATVTFTSQNYGALNYKRINRTVILGETCVAIVGIVLGNLLVLCGGGLLGIYTSSPEVISAGIDRLNIVSRTYALCGMMDVMVGALRGIGYSVIPMIVSLVGACGLRLVWIAALFGIEQYHNVTTVYLSYPVSWLLTFMIHTLCFVLLKRHLETHMKKFGAGY; this is translated from the coding sequence ATGAGTGAAAAAGTAAATAAATATGAAATGGACATGTGCAGAGGTCCAATTTTAAAGAAAATGCTGATTTATGCCATTCCGCTAATGTGTTCAAGTATACTCCAGCTTATGTTTAACGCTGTTGATATCGTCGTTGTGGGGAAATTTGCCGGTGATAATTCTCTGGCAGCTGTAGGTTCTAATACTTCAATAATTGGTCTCATAACCAATTTATTTGTGGGTCTTTCAGTAGCTGCTAATGTTCTTGTGGCAAGATTTTATGGAGCAAAGGACGAAAAGGCTCTTGAACAGACTGTACATACTTCAATGCTTCTCAGTCTTTTCAGCGGTATAATTCTCTCGATAATTGGAGTAGCCGGCGCTAAGTGGATATTGGTTTTAATGCAGACACCTGAAGATGTTCTTCCCCTTGCAACGTTATATCTTAGAATATATTTTCTTGGAATGGCTGCTACGATGATATATAATTTTGGAAGTGCAATCTTAAGAGGCGTAGGGGATACTAAACGGCCTTTATACTTTTTGTTTGGTGCCGGAATAGTTAATGTTATATTAAATCTTTTATTTGTAATTGTATTTCATATGGATGTAGCTGGAGTGGCTATTGCCACTGTAATTTCACAATGTATATCGGCTTTTTTGATAGTTCGTTGTCTGATGAAAGAAAACAGCGGTATACGTCTCAAGTTGTCTAAGCTTAGGATAAACAAAAATAAATTGCTGTTAATTTTTAAGATAGGACTGCCGGCTGGTTTTCAAGGAATATTATTTTCTCTTTCAAATGTGGTTATTCAGTCGTCAATCAATTCATTTGGTTCTGTGGTTATGGCGGGTAATGCGGCTGCACAGAATTTAGAAAACTTTGTGTATTTTGCTATGAATGCTTTCCATCAAGCCACAGTGACGTTTACAAGTCAGAATTATGGTGCTCTAAACTATAAGCGAATCAATAGAACTGTGATTCTAGGTGAAACATGTGTTGCTATAGTCGGAATTGTACTCGGAAATTTACTTGTTCTATGCGGCGGCGGACTTCTTGGCATTTATACATCAAGCCCGGAGGTTATAAGCGCAGGAATAGACAGACTTAATATAGTATCGCGAACATATGCTTTGTGCGGAATGATGGATGTTATGGTTGGTGCTTTGAGAGGTATTGGCTATTCGGTTATACCGATGATAGTTTCATTGGTCGGAGCGTGCGGCTTAAGGCTGGTTTGGATAGCCGCTTTGTTTGGAATAGAGCAGTATCATAATGTGACAACGGTATATTTATCATATCCGGTTTCATGGCTTTTAACTTTTATGATACATACATTATGTTTTGTTTTGCTAAAGCGTCATTTAGAAACGCATATGAAAAAATTCGGAGCGGGATATTAA
- the truB gene encoding tRNA pseudouridine(55) synthase TruB — protein MAGLSGIINVYKPKGITSHDVVYKLRKILGIKKIGHTGTLDPDAEGVLPMCIGRATKTADMLTAADKEYMAEVTLGFSTDTQDSSGSVIKSVDMDDFIVSSDDIENAVTKYIGDINQLPPMYSAIKIGGKKLYELARQGIEIERKPRFVKINSIKLLDFYPNKEHVMKFKMLVSCSKGTYIRALCNDIGEDLKCFAHMSGLVRTKSGRFDLEHSYKLSEIENMAAIGNMSFFTPVDEVFSEYGKLVLSDNAAFKMCNGTQVKSPAEAKDGVTYRVYDINGKFLTISRAENGKMKILKTFYQD, from the coding sequence ATGGCAGGATTAAGCGGTATTATAAATGTTTATAAACCTAAAGGTATCACATCCCATGATGTTGTTTATAAGCTTAGAAAAATTCTGGGAATTAAAAAAATTGGGCATACGGGAACTCTTGACCCGGATGCAGAAGGTGTTCTGCCAATGTGCATAGGCAGAGCGACAAAGACTGCGGATATGCTCACCGCTGCCGATAAGGAGTATATGGCCGAGGTTACGCTTGGTTTCTCAACTGATACTCAGGATTCATCAGGCTCTGTTATAAAATCTGTTGATATGGATGATTTTATTGTTAGTTCTGACGACATTGAAAACGCGGTTACTAAATATATAGGCGATATAAATCAGCTTCCGCCAATGTATTCAGCTATAAAAATTGGCGGTAAAAAGCTGTATGAGCTGGCAAGACAAGGGATTGAGATAGAACGCAAACCTCGCTTTGTAAAAATTAACAGTATTAAGCTTTTGGATTTTTATCCAAATAAAGAACATGTGATGAAATTTAAGATGCTTGTGTCATGTTCAAAAGGAACTTATATCAGAGCGCTTTGTAACGACATAGGTGAAGATTTGAAGTGCTTTGCGCATATGTCAGGACTTGTCAGAACTAAAAGCGGCAGATTTGATTTGGAGCATTCGTATAAACTGAGTGAAATAGAAAACATGGCGGCAATCGGCAATATGTCGTTTTTTACACCTGTAGACGAGGTGTTTTCCGAGTATGGAAAACTAGTACTATCAGATAATGCTGCCTTTAAGATGTGCAACGGGACACAGGTTAAAAGCCCTGCTGAAGCAAAAGACGGCGTTACATATAGAGTATATGATATTAATGGTAAATTTCTTACTATCTCACGTGCGGAGAATGGAAAAATGAAGATATTAAAGACATTCTATCAGGATTAA
- the rbfA gene encoding 30S ribosome-binding factor RbfA: MANYSRTDRVSEEIKRELSAIIRDLKDPRLPQMVSVVSVRVTKDLKFAKANISVMGDEKTKKDAFAALKSAAGYIKKEVSKRLNLRQTPDFTFVEDDSIEYGAHIEELLKNL; the protein is encoded by the coding sequence ATGGCTAATTACAGCAGAACCGACAGGGTTTCAGAAGAGATAAAAAGAGAATTGTCAGCAATAATACGCGATTTGAAAGACCCGCGTCTGCCGCAGATGGTATCTGTGGTTTCGGTGCGCGTCACAAAGGATTTGAAGTTTGCTAAAGCAAACATCAGCGTTATGGGTGATGAAAAAACTAAAAAGGATGCGTTTGCAGCACTTAAAAGTGCGGCCGGGTATATTAAAAAAGAGGTCAGCAAGAGATTGAATCTGCGCCAAACGCCTGATTTTACTTTTGTTGAAGACGATAGCATTGAATATGGAGCCCATATAGAGGAGCTTTTGAAAAATTTATAG
- a CDS encoding bifunctional riboflavin kinase/FAD synthetase, giving the protein MEYYAQDELFNKHDLDNLQLKNTAVALGVFDAMHLGHLEIIDDVVKYAKENGLKSVVYMFRNIPKSVITNTDIKNVNLFKKRLHILYERGVDIVVAERFTSEYMKMEYADFIKTYLVEKFDAKYVCAGFNYHFGYKGLGNTESLKELCGKYGIKVHIAECKALEKPVSSTLLRKLIASGEMEEAAKYLGRQFSVTRKVEHGENIGHKLGFPTANIQLPDFHVVPKFGVYITKAKVGGKWYKAITNVGGKPTVGTNKPCIETYMLDFENDIYGEEIEIEFYHYLRPISKFENIEALKKQLAQDKESARVYFNEK; this is encoded by the coding sequence GTGGAGTATTACGCACAGGATGAGTTGTTCAACAAGCATGATTTGGATAATCTGCAGCTGAAAAATACAGCTGTTGCGCTGGGTGTTTTTGACGCTATGCACTTAGGTCATCTTGAGATAATAGATGATGTTGTAAAATATGCAAAGGAAAACGGTCTTAAATCAGTAGTATATATGTTTCGTAATATTCCTAAGAGTGTTATTACCAATACGGATATAAAAAATGTTAACCTGTTCAAAAAGAGACTACATATTCTCTATGAAAGAGGGGTTGATATTGTTGTTGCCGAGAGGTTCACATCCGAGTATATGAAAATGGAATATGCGGATTTTATAAAAACTTATCTAGTGGAAAAATTCGACGCCAAATATGTTTGTGCAGGATTTAATTATCACTTTGGATATAAGGGGTTGGGGAATACAGAATCTCTCAAAGAACTCTGCGGAAAATATGGCATAAAGGTACATATTGCAGAGTGTAAGGCTCTTGAAAAACCTGTGTCTAGCACTCTTTTGAGAAAACTTATTGCTTCAGGAGAGATGGAGGAAGCAGCAAAATATCTAGGGCGGCAGTTTTCGGTTACCAGAAAGGTAGAACATGGAGAAAACATCGGACATAAGCTGGGGTTTCCTACTGCCAATATACAACTTCCTGATTTTCATGTTGTACCCAAGTTCGGCGTTTATATTACAAAGGCGAAAGTTGGCGGAAAGTGGTATAAAGCTATAACAAATGTTGGAGGAAAACCGACAGTCGGGACAAATAAGCCATGTATTGAAACATATATGCTTGACTTTGAAAACGATATATATGGAGAGGAAATAGAAATAGAGTTTTATCATTATTTAAGACCTATTTCCAAATTTGAAAATATTGAGGCTTTAAAAAAACAGTTGGCTCAAGATAAAGAGTCAGCAAGAGTTTATTTTAATGAAAAATAA
- a CDS encoding DHH family phosphoesterase produces the protein MFEKLIPIIEKANKIAIFTHTHPDGDAMGSSYALKLALTSIGKCCKVFLLDDPDASAFGLIIKGDDIELSLEDCDLAIALDCADSKRLGMYEEPFMSHPNSIAIDHHVTHVEFAKSGTVYSDISSTCELMFNLFKEMDISINKEIGNNIYVGLATDTGNFKYSCISGDTLRAAGELIDLGVDFASISKAAFDTKPKAYYDLMGIAIGKLRMVCDGKAAALYLESEDFKKAGIKESEANGIVNIPNSIEGVEVGAFIRKRDDDEYKVSLRSNKYIDVSEIAAERGGGGHVRASGYSVTGKTVDEIIQDLAEGLDKRWQD, from the coding sequence ATGTTTGAAAAACTGATTCCAATAATAGAAAAGGCAAATAAAATTGCAATATTCACCCACACTCATCCTGACGGAGATGCTATGGGAAGTTCTTATGCACTAAAATTGGCGCTTACGTCAATTGGGAAATGCTGTAAGGTATTTTTGCTTGATGACCCTGACGCTTCCGCATTTGGACTGATTATTAAAGGTGATGATATCGAACTGTCACTTGAGGATTGTGATTTAGCCATAGCGCTTGACTGTGCGGACTCTAAAAGGCTTGGAATGTATGAAGAGCCGTTTATGAGTCATCCTAACTCGATAGCTATAGACCATCATGTTACACATGTTGAATTTGCTAAATCGGGGACTGTGTATTCTGATATTTCATCTACATGTGAGCTGATGTTTAATCTATTTAAAGAAATGGATATCAGTATAAATAAAGAAATAGGAAATAATATATACGTCGGTCTGGCGACAGACACAGGCAATTTTAAGTATTCATGTATCAGCGGAGATACCTTAAGGGCAGCAGGAGAATTGATAGATTTGGGTGTGGATTTTGCGAGCATATCAAAGGCTGCATTTGATACAAAGCCTAAGGCGTATTACGATTTAATGGGGATTGCTATAGGAAAGCTGAGAATGGTATGCGATGGCAAAGCTGCAGCGCTCTATTTGGAATCTGAAGATTTTAAAAAAGCGGGAATAAAAGAATCAGAGGCCAATGGTATAGTTAATATACCAAACAGTATTGAAGGAGTAGAGGTTGGGGCGTTTATAAGAAAGCGTGACGATGATGAATACAAAGTGAGTCTTCGTTCAAATAAATATATTGACGTTTCAGAAATTGCCGCTGAGAGAGGCGGAGGCGGACATGTGCGTGCAAGCGGATATAGTGTAACCGGAAAAACTGTGGATGAGATAATTCAGGATTTAGCAGAGGGATTGGATAAAAGATGGCAGGATTAA
- a CDS encoding thioester domain-containing protein produces MIEAERLVSSRPFIMYSGTDVSGTVGGNPSVQSYCGLDYTAASRYRLDRPDHNQIFQFFGNILGSQNKLVYCLDKFADGPYNDVPYESRPFETLFPGATERQKEMLGWILANTFPAVSAAATFALAGVDPTAAPVLDNNDAYAAVQVSLWVLLEQIALDEVNFLECTSGETHPKSERLRITVLELLRLAGQFVDNETLPEISITHTEPCCGLTSFFSCCNNSTLPSDGSSPYLVFANCPNEVRTICGRLLIGPFRVSSSFAGQPTITVTPFCNCGEDYSVSFMDFCGNPISNPVIGQEFYIAIRTCKRFSCFTITASFTGNITRVITLEPQSTALNYQPIGTSFEDQSITLNAELCICVEYPASSESFVDNGRFGININNNNNNNNNNNNNNNSGGGYPGQFPCIPICYPIWQNPRPPYPPEPPYPPDPPYPPRPPRPPYPPCPPYPPYPPCPPCPPCRPEPPCRPEPPCGPEPPCRPEPPCGPEPPCRPEPPCRPEPPCRPEPPCRPEPPCRPEPPCGPEPPCRPEPPCRPEPPCRPEPPCRPEPPCRPEPPCRPEPPCRPEPPCRPEPPCRPEPPCRPEPPCRPEPPCRPESPCRPEPSCKSTSACASNPPYKTTAHIKNEKTGSQITNKKHGF; encoded by the coding sequence TTGATTGAAGCAGAAAGATTAGTGTCTTCACGCCCGTTTATTATGTATTCGGGAACGGATGTCAGCGGAACCGTAGGGGGTAATCCGAGTGTTCAAAGTTACTGTGGCTTGGATTATACAGCCGCGTCCCGCTATCGTTTAGACAGACCTGATCATAATCAAATATTTCAATTTTTTGGAAATATATTAGGCAGTCAGAATAAACTTGTTTACTGTCTTGATAAATTTGCAGACGGTCCATATAATGACGTGCCATATGAGAGCCGTCCGTTTGAAACACTTTTTCCGGGGGCAACGGAGAGACAAAAAGAAATGTTGGGATGGATTTTGGCAAATACATTTCCGGCTGTGAGCGCGGCTGCTACATTTGCGCTTGCCGGAGTAGATCCGACAGCAGCACCGGTTCTTGACAATAATGATGCGTATGCAGCCGTTCAAGTATCATTATGGGTACTTTTGGAACAGATAGCGCTTGATGAAGTTAATTTTTTAGAGTGTACATCAGGCGAAACTCATCCAAAATCTGAAAGGCTGAGAATTACAGTTTTAGAATTGCTTCGCCTGGCCGGTCAATTTGTTGATAATGAGACGCTGCCTGAAATATCAATTACTCATACAGAGCCATGCTGTGGATTAACCTCATTTTTTAGCTGCTGTAATAATAGTACTTTACCGTCAGACGGCAGTTCTCCATATTTAGTTTTTGCGAATTGTCCTAACGAGGTCAGAACAATTTGCGGAAGGCTTCTGATAGGGCCGTTTCGTGTTTCATCAAGTTTCGCAGGACAGCCGACTATAACGGTTACGCCTTTCTGTAACTGTGGTGAAGATTACTCGGTATCATTTATGGATTTCTGTGGTAATCCAATTTCTAATCCTGTTATAGGACAGGAGTTTTATATTGCTATCAGAACTTGCAAAAGATTTTCGTGCTTTACTATAACCGCTTCATTTACTGGAAATATTACAAGAGTAATAACTTTAGAACCGCAGAGTACAGCATTAAACTATCAGCCTATAGGTACATCTTTTGAGGACCAGTCTATTACATTAAATGCTGAATTATGTATTTGTGTTGAGTATCCGGCATCATCTGAAAGTTTTGTTGATAATGGCAGGTTTGGTATAAATATAAATAATAACAACAACAATAATAACAATAACAATAACAATAATAATAGCGGAGGAGGGTATCCGGGTCAGTTCCCTTGTATACCAATTTGTTATCCGATTTGGCAAAATCCTCGTCCGCCGTATCCGCCGGAACCACCATATCCACCCGATCCGCCGTATCCGCCAAGACCACCGCGTCCACCATATCCGCCGTGCCCGCCATATCCACCATATCCGCCGTGTCCGCCATGTCCACCATGCAGACCGGAGCCGCCATGCAGACCGGAACCGCCATGCGGGCCGGAGCCACCATGCAGACCGGAACCGCCATGCGGGCCGGAGCCACCATGCAGACCAGAGCCGCCATGCAGACCAGAGCCGCCATGCAGGCCGGAACCACCATGTAGGCCGGAGCCACCATGCAGACCGGAACCGCCATGCGGGCCGGAACCACCATGCAGACCAGAGCCGCCATGCAGGCCGGAACCACCATGCAGGCCGGAGCCACCATGCAGACCGGAACCACCATGCAGACCGGAGCCGCCATGCAGACCAGAGCCACCATGCAGACCGGAGCCGCCATGCAGACCGGAGCCGCCATGCAGACCAGAGCCACCATGCAGACCGGAGCCGCCATGCAGACCGGAACCACCATGCAGACCGGAGTCGCCATGCAGACCGGAGCCGTCCTGTAAGTCAACTTCTGCTTGTGCTTCTAATCCACCATATAAGACAACTGCACATATTAAAAATGAAAAAACAGGAAGTCAGATTACTAATAAAAAGCACGGATTTTGA